The following proteins come from a genomic window of Halorussus halophilus:
- a CDS encoding GrpB family protein, whose product MSDVEIEIVEYDPEWPVRFEQEAARMETILGDHVLRVEHIGSTAVPGLAAKPIVDICPVVSDMDEGRRCAELLHESGYYLSDKDRGDEWIELGRVAADDQHFNVHVRPQDSESLQNNLLLREYLRDHPQARDEYARVKRAAAEEHSCDAEEYTRKKSPVIDSILEKARKAGYEPNL is encoded by the coding sequence ATGAGCGACGTGGAGATTGAAATCGTAGAGTACGACCCCGAGTGGCCGGTCCGGTTCGAGCAGGAGGCCGCTCGAATGGAGACGATACTCGGCGACCACGTACTCCGCGTCGAGCATATCGGTAGTACCGCCGTACCGGGACTCGCGGCCAAGCCCATCGTAGACATCTGTCCGGTCGTTTCGGACATGGACGAGGGCCGGAGATGTGCGGAACTATTGCACGAGTCTGGCTACTATCTGAGCGACAAAGACAGGGGCGACGAGTGGATAGAACTCGGCCGAGTCGCCGCGGACGACCAGCACTTCAACGTTCACGTCCGACCACAGGACTCGGAAAGCCTGCAGAACAACCTTCTCCTTCGAGAGTACCTTCGCGACCATCCGCAAGCACGAGACGAGTACGCGAGGGTCAAACGGGCCGCCGCAGAGGAGCACTCCTGCGACGCCGAAGAGTACACCCGGAAGAAATCCCCCGTCATCGACTCCATCCTCGAAAAAGCGCGCAAAGCGGGGTACGAACCCAACCTGTAG
- a CDS encoding O-acetylhomoserine aminocarboxypropyltransferase/cysteine synthase family protein, which produces MTSDEPRFDTRSLHAGHGADPATGARAPPLYQTTSYEFEDADHAADLYALDAEGDIYSRISNPTTRALEERLASIEGGTGAVATASGMAALDSLTLVLADQGSNVVCSTDTYGGTTSYLSKTASKRGIEARFVETLDYEAYEEAIDEDTAYVHVETVGNPSLVTPDLERVADVAHEAGTPLVVDNTFATPALCKPLEHGADVVWESTTKWLHGSGTTVGGVLVDGGNFDWEAHEDDYPELAGVNPAYHDTDFSRDFADAPLASAVRFRALRSLGNQQSPFDAWQTLQGLETLPLRMERHCENAAIVAEYLADHDDVAWVSYPGLEDHETHENAVEYLDGGYGGMIAFGLEAGFEGGKAFCENVELASFLANIGDAKTLVIHPASTTHAQLSAEEQRAAGVSPDLVRFSVGIEDPADLLADVEQAIASTT; this is translated from the coding sequence ATGACCAGCGACGAGCCACGCTTCGACACTCGCAGTCTCCACGCGGGCCACGGGGCCGACCCCGCGACGGGGGCGCGGGCACCGCCACTGTACCAGACCACCTCCTACGAGTTCGAAGACGCCGACCACGCCGCGGACCTCTACGCCCTCGACGCGGAGGGCGACATCTACTCTCGCATCTCGAATCCGACGACGCGCGCGCTCGAAGAGCGCCTCGCCTCCATCGAAGGAGGGACCGGTGCAGTCGCCACCGCCAGCGGAATGGCCGCGCTCGACTCGCTGACGCTCGTCCTCGCCGACCAAGGAAGCAACGTCGTCTGTTCGACCGACACCTACGGCGGGACGACCTCCTACCTCTCGAAGACCGCCAGCAAACGCGGCATCGAAGCCCGGTTCGTGGAGACGCTCGATTACGAAGCCTACGAGGAGGCAATCGACGAAGACACTGCGTACGTCCACGTCGAAACCGTGGGGAATCCCTCGCTCGTCACGCCGGATTTGGAGCGCGTGGCCGACGTCGCCCACGAGGCGGGCACGCCGCTCGTCGTGGACAACACCTTCGCCACGCCCGCGCTCTGTAAGCCGCTGGAACACGGCGCGGACGTAGTCTGGGAGTCCACGACGAAGTGGCTCCACGGGAGCGGGACCACAGTCGGCGGCGTGCTGGTCGATGGCGGCAATTTCGACTGGGAGGCACACGAAGACGACTACCCGGAACTCGCGGGCGTGAATCCGGCGTACCACGATACCGACTTCTCGCGAGACTTCGCGGACGCCCCGCTGGCGTCTGCGGTACGATTCCGCGCGCTCCGGAGTCTGGGCAACCAGCAGTCACCCTTCGACGCGTGGCAGACCTTGCAGGGCCTCGAAACGCTGCCCCTCCGAATGGAGCGCCACTGCGAGAACGCCGCAATTGTCGCCGAATATCTCGCCGACCACGACGACGTGGCGTGGGTTTCCTATCCGGGGTTGGAGGACCACGAGACCCACGAGAACGCGGTCGAATATCTGGATGGAGGGTATGGAGGGATGATAGCCTTCGGTCTCGAAGCCGGATTTGAAGGTGGCAAGGCGTTCTGCGAGAACGTCGAGTTGGCGAGTTTCTTGGCGAACATCGGGGACGCGAAGACGCTCGTGATTCACCCCGCGAGTACGACCCACGCCCAGTTGTCCGCCGAGGAACAGCGTGCCGCAGGCGTCTCACCGGACCTCGTTCGGTTCTCTGTCGGCATCGAGGACCCGGCGGACCTGCTGGCCGACGTGGAACAGGCGATAGCTAGTACAACATGA